A window of Rhinatrema bivittatum chromosome 2, aRhiBiv1.1, whole genome shotgun sequence contains these coding sequences:
- the LOC115083269 gene encoding probable nucleoside diphosphate kinase 5, whose product MSDEIMNRIKEAGFAISHMKEMQLTREMAVQFYNNHEEKPYFNELVDYMSEGPLMIMTLSKRNAVEEWRNLMGPTDPELAKETSPNSLRAQFAKSILENAVHGSSNTKHAIESIELLLKDIIAEEEEQITAREEEQPISEAEGQLTGEEDQPKGAEEDQSAATKEDQPPDVMDEDKPAIEEDQMAAAADVEQTAEADEDQPAVASEDEPAAATEDQPAAASEDQSAIADESQPAATDEA is encoded by the exons ATGTCAG ATGAAATTATGAACAGGATTAAAGAAGCTGGGTTTGCTATATCACATATGAAGGAAATGCAGCTAACTCGTGAGATGGCAGTACAATTTTATAATAATCATGAAGAGAAACCATATTTTAATGAGTTAGTGGATTATATGTCAGA GGGGCCATTAATGATAAtgactttaagcaaaagaaatgCAGTTGAAGAGTGGAGGAACCTAATGGGGCCAACAGATCCAGAACTGGCAAAAGAGACATCTCCAAATTCACTTCGAGCTCAATTTGCAAAGAGTATTTTAGAAAATGCTGTTCATGGTTCATCTAATACAAAGCATGCAATAGAAAGCATTGAGCTTTTACTCAAGGATATTATAGCAGAAGAAGAAGAGCAAATAACTGCTAGAGAAGAAGAACAGCCAATTTCTGAAGCAGAAGGACAACTAACTGGGGAAGAAGATCAGCCAAAAGGGGCAGAAGAAGATCAGTCAGCTGCCACAAAAGAAGACCAGCCACCAGATGTTATGGATGAAGACAAACCTGCTATTGAAGAAGAccagatggctgctgctgcagatgTAGAACAGACTGCTGAAGCAGATGAAGACCAACCTGCTGTTGCAAGTGAAGATGAACCTGCTGCTGCAACTGAAGACCAACCTGCTGCTGCAAGTGAAGACCAATCTGCTATTGCAGATGAAAGTCAACCTGCTGCTACAGATGAAGCCTAG